The stretch of DNA acaataaaaatgttataaaaatcaaaataaattatacgactaaatataaaaactaaattactatttactaattaatttttttaaatcattttattgTAGTTTACCGAACATcgagaaatataaatttatttattatcttaatattaaacatcaataaattagtaaaaatacgATTTATGGAAATATTTTGTACATTAGAGAATACATATAGGTTGTCAAATAACACATGTAGTAGCTTCCCGTACCttatttattagataaatatcCATCCATACCCATATCTGTCGGGTATCTGTTATGCGGATAcccgcataattttttaatatgtacgAATATTCATGGTACCTAcgaatatttacaaaaaaatagaaataaatatttaacaacatatgttaatcgtaaattcaaagaaaatataatacataacattcataaatttaaaacaaaatctaaataatccatttaaatagtgttgaatgacaaatTACAaagatatgaaatttttttaaaactaattgttataaaaataactaattcaaaATCAAGTATTAAAAATATCCGTACATGTTAtccataaatattaatttacaatatCCACTTTTTACCTGTTGTGACGAGTTTTATCTAGGTATACACGTGTACGGATTGCTTGAACATCCCTAAATACACACATGATACAGATAATACGATTATAGTTGAAATAGAAAGGGAATCTTGTTCATCAGCAACGTCacgttaatattaaaaaaaaaatgaaaattgatatgTGTCAACTGAGTTATAAAGTTGAATATAAGAAAGAGTGAGTTTGAATTGAACACaattaaatcaaagaaaaattgttATGAATCCAATAAACAAAATGCCCCTATCGTCAATTTCacactttttctgcataaaactAAGGAATTTGGACCCATCTTTCTGTTCTCATGTGATGTTTATTGTTCTCATTTTGAAAATTCTTCGTATCAAGACATTACAACAACTACAACTTGTTGCTACTCTTCTCTACAaccaattttttcttcttattattcttaataataaaaCCATAACAAATTTGTTGACTATATAtgctcaaattttatttaacccttaaaaaaaaaaacacaactttGATACAGGAaaacttttcttgcaaattcCGAATTCACAACCTTGAATTACAAATGTACTTTTACATAATTAAAGTGTTTGCATTATCTTTAagtgaaaataatgaaatatgaaaaaaaaaacttgtaaaatagtagaatatgaaaaaaaaaaagtcttccATGTCATCATTTATCAGTGGACGGCGATTCAGGGGTCTCTGTTTTTCTTGTGTACAGTAGAAACCAGATAAGAAAAATCAACTCAGAAAAAAGGCCATGCAATTCCACGAAACTTCTaacatcaaatttgacaatcattttttgttttgcaaTTCCTTGATTTGTTACTGTAATGAAGTGTATTATCCAAATTTCCAATCCAATAAAACCAAACCTCCATAACCACACACACCATAACTACCATTAACGCACtccaacctttttttttcagaaaaaaaaatacacagtGACACCCTCTtcttcactctctctctctcaaaccTTCATTAATATCTTCGGTGAGTTAGAAACAAACTAAGACTTGTGGCCGTTGGGGGAACCATTAATGCACTATCCATTTTCTTCgcactcatttaatgtttagtTGCAAAAGCTTCACCTTTGTTTCGAAACCATCACCCCTTTTGGTCATGTAAAACACACCGCAACATTACTCAAACATACAACCTTAAACATGCCAAAGCCTTGTTTCATCCACGTTCGTGGGAGGGAATAAAAAAACAGAGACATTTTTCCCGATTGAAACATTGATGGATCCGTTTCGTGGGTTGTGTCGGAGTTCAGAAGAGACAGCGGAACAACAACATCTTGTGCAGGTaaacaaaagtgaaaaaaaaaaagaattctgGGTTGTGTGTAGAATTTGCTGAATTGAACTAAACTGGTGCATGCATGATGCAGATGAAGTCAAGTTCAGTTTAACACTCAGCGCATGGATCAACTGGTTCAGGTTAAGTAGGAGTCTCGAATTCAAGTTCTGGTTTGCCACTGTGTTTTGCCTTGAAAATCCAGAAGGAGAACTTTTGCAGTGACAGTAGTTTCTACTCGAGTGGAGCAGAATTTTCACTGCAGAGGAGATTTGTGAAATAAAGAAGTGGAGTTGAGTTTGTGAGAGTGAGTTTTAGGATTCATGGGAATGGGGGAAATTGCAGTGAGTGTGGTTTCAATGTTGTTGTTAATGGCTGGGTTAACAATGGGAATGCGTTTGAGTTCGACAACGGAATGGCACGCGTTAAGGGAGCTTCGATCGTCGTTGGGGATTAGGGCAAAGTATTGGCCCATAAAAGCAGAACCGTGCGGGAACTGGACCGGAGTTCATTGCCGGAACGGTCGAGTTGTGGGTATAAACGTGTCCGGTTTGAGGAGAACCCGGTCGGGTAGCCTTAACCCAAGTTTTGAAGTGGATTCTCTTGTGAATTTGACACTGTTAGAATCGTTTAATGCTTCTGGGTTTATGCTTAATGGGTCTATTCCTGAGTGGTTGGGTGAGAGAATGAAGGTGTTGGATGTACTTGACCTTAGGCTTTGTTCTGTAATGGGTTTGATTCCTTATTCAATTGGGGAGTTGAGTAGGTTGAAGGTTTTGGTGCTTTCAGGGAATGTTCTCACTGGTAAAATGCCTTCAACGCTTGGGAACCTCACAGGACTCACTGTTCTTGATCTCTCTAATAACACTCTTTCAGGGATTGTGCCTGCTTCTGTGACTCAACTTGGGAATCTCACAAGGCTCGATCTTTCTAACAATTACTTCTCTGGGACTGTTCCAGCTGAACTGGGTGCCCTTTCGAGTCTTCAAAACTTGAACCTTTCTGGGAATTCTTTCACTGGGTCGGTTCCCTCTCAACTGGGTAACCTTTCTAAGTTGGTTGAGATTGATCTTAGCAAGAATTTTCTGTCGGGTTCATTTTTTGGTAATTTGTCCTTTTCTCGGCTCTCGGCCCTGGAGGTTCTCATTCTCAGCGAGAATTCGTTTGATGGTGCTCTTCCTCATAATTTTAGCTCAACTCCCAGGTTGAGCTTTCTTGATGTGTCCAGTAACAACTTCACTGGGACACTGCAGAATTTCACAAGTTGGAATGATAACTCTGCTGGTGTTGCGTTCAATCTGTCAAATAACATGTTCTATGGACTTGTGAACACTTTACTGTACaagtttaaaaaagttgatTTGTCAAGTAATTATTTGGAAGGTGAGGTTCAAAGTGGTGGTAATGTTACTCTAGATAGAAATTGCCTACAAATGACTCCAAACCAGAGGAATTTGGAAGAGTGTAGAGATTTTTATGCTGCAAGAAATTTAACCTTTGCATTTGCAGAATCCAAGTCCAGCAGCAGAAGGGTGGTATTCATACTGGTAGGAATATTTGGTGGGCTTGGCTTTATTGCGGTGCTGACACTGGTCCTTGTGTTGGTTCTAAAACAATGTCACAGTCATAGAAGCTCAGAAGTTCAAAGGGGGACCAAAGAAGAGGGACCTATTGAGGAAGGGGAAAACCCTATACCTCCTAAGGATGCTGATTTTGTTACTGGCGTGGGAGAAGCATTTAGTTCTGAGCAAATTATCCGTTTAACTGGCAATTTTGCTGATGCAAATATCATTAAGCACGGCCATTCCGGGGTCCTCTTCTTGGGAGTCTTGGAGAGTGGAGCAACTGTGGTTGTCAAAAGGATagatttgaatttatttaagaGAGAATCATATGTCGTGGAATTGAGACTATTAAGTAAGGTTTCACATGCAAGATTGGTCCCAATCCTTGGCCACTGCTTGGACAATGAGAATGAGAAATGCATAGTTTACAAATACATGCCAAACAGAGATTTGGCTACTTCTTTGCACAGAGTTAATGAGTCAGATGGTAAATTACAGTCCTTGGATTGGATCACGAGATTGAAAATTGCAATAGGAGCTGCTGAAGGCCTAGCTTACTTGCATGAGTGCAGCCCTCCCCTTGTCCACAGGTAACCAAATGCATTATAAATTGTTACAGTTCTCTCACTATggttataaaaatatgaatcaCGCCACAAAAATTGAGTTTGTCTGCAAAATATGGTTATAAATTGTTATCATTGTCACTGTTAACAGTGAGTAAAGTTAGGAAGTGTGAAAGAACTTTTGTAGTTCTGCAAATTACTAAAATTACACTCTTGATTTATGAAGGGATGTCCAAGCTAGCAGCATACTTCTTGATGATAAATTTGAAGTGCGACTTGGAAGTTTGAGCCAGGTTACCGCTCAAG from Vigna unguiculata cultivar IT97K-499-35 chromosome 8, ASM411807v1, whole genome shotgun sequence encodes:
- the LOC114194123 gene encoding probable LRR receptor-like serine/threonine-protein kinase At2g16250, whose product is MGMGEIAVSVVSMLLLMAGLTMGMRLSSTTEWHALRELRSSLGIRAKYWPIKAEPCGNWTGVHCRNGRVVGINVSGLRRTRSGSLNPSFEVDSLVNLTLLESFNASGFMLNGSIPEWLGERMKVLDVLDLRLCSVMGLIPYSIGELSRLKVLVLSGNVLTGKMPSTLGNLTGLTVLDLSNNTLSGIVPASVTQLGNLTRLDLSNNYFSGTVPAELGALSSLQNLNLSGNSFTGSVPSQLGNLSKLVEIDLSKNFLSGSFFGNLSFSRLSALEVLILSENSFDGALPHNFSSTPRLSFLDVSSNNFTGTLQNFTSWNDNSAGVAFNLSNNMFYGLVNTLLYKFKKVDLSSNYLEGEVQSGGNVTLDRNCLQMTPNQRNLEECRDFYAARNLTFAFAESKSSSRRVVFILVGIFGGLGFIAVLTLVLVLVLKQCHSHRSSEVQRGTKEEGPIEEGENPIPPKDADFVTGVGEAFSSEQIIRLTGNFADANIIKHGHSGVLFLGVLESGATVVVKRIDLNLFKRESYVVELRLLSKVSHARLVPILGHCLDNENEKCIVYKYMPNRDLATSLHRVNESDGKLQSLDWITRLKIAIGAAEGLAYLHECSPPLVHRDVQASSILLDDKFEVRLGSLSQVTAQGDVQQGVISRVFSKPPSTSEGDPGKSSVTCTYDVYCFGKILLELITGNIEVSKSDDGTTKEWLEQTLPYITLYDKERVTKIVDPQLIVDEDLLEEVWAMAIVAHACLNPKPSKRPPMRHVLKALENPLKIVREDNISSARLRSNSSRKSWSTAFFGSWRHSSSDSVVATTHANKESTSDTKKSRVGSQSSGNDHSSSNKRSSNEIFPEPLEVQDVEAGEAG